TCCTTTTgtggtagaaaaaaaaactatttgtaaACACCCTTCAAAAATTTTCTAAATTTTAATAGATATTTCAAACACTGCAAAGAAACATGACTAACATAGCAACTGGAGAGCATAGTAACAGTGTATGCTCTGTAGGTGTTTAAGGTCATGCTCTTAGTTCAGTATAAATATTCATGAACTCCtcatcagcagcagtggcaaCCCTAGAAAAAGCATCAAATTATACGTTTGACTCAGAGGGTCAATGGAATGATGGTAGATGGAATCCTGTGGCCGGCAGCTAATAGGGCACGATATCACAGAGCCAAATGTCAGGTAAGGCACTCAAGTTTACATGGCACATTTGCATATAGTTAGTGGCCTTGGGAATAATGTGAACTTACTGTTAACACTGAAAAGACAGAGTTAGGATTTCAGATTTAGGATGGCCATTGTAAAGGGATATAGCCTTTTCATTCTCTTTgatttcacatcacacacacacacaacacacacacacacacacacactcaacagtaTACACTTTATGCCTTCAAAAAActtgatttatttgtatttgtcataGTTTCTTTACTCATCTTTAAAGGCCAATTTCTCCACTTGGATTAGTTTTGATTTGTGACCCCCTTTCCAAtgttctttgtctctgaccttcTCCTTCACGTCATTAGAAAGCTCTCTTCTGGGGACACGAGTCAGAAGCATTTACTTTTAGCGAATCCGTCTGCTTTTAAACTAACACCTCCACTTTCTCTTCCAAAGTGTAAGTGATATGTGTACTGCTGGGATGATGAAGgtgtctttttttcctgcttCCCCTCTTAATTGCTTAGGTGCAAATTacttgtacatatgtgtgtaaaaATAGAATGGCATGACCTTTTTGCTGATTTACACTTATTAACACTTGATCTGGACCACACaaaaatgtgttagaactgtaTATTAAGGCAGCACTAATCATCTGCCGATACACTGATTGAtccattctctctgtgtgtctctctgtagtTCTCATTGTTTTCATATCTCACCATCTTTAGTTCCTGGTTTCGTATActtgacacactgacactgttTGCTTGACACCTCCGTTTCATGGCGGTGGAACATCATTAGCACTCCTCAAATAGCTTATGAAACTGAAAGGtgccatttgaaaaaaaaagataaatccAGTACTCTTGCACATTGAAGGCATTAAGGGTGCATGCGGTTGGCTACCGTGAACATGGGGAAAGAATCAGAGCCAGTTCTTTCAGACATAGCACAGTTTCACACTTTAACGTGTTTCATGATTTGTATAGAGATGAATATTGCAGATCTGAGGAGTAATATCCtgaacacagaaatacacaataAAAGTATTGATTTTAGAATGAAAGGTGGAATGATTTTTAAGATCACCATATCTTGATATAGGTGCAGTTCCATAACTGGCCTACTTTTGCAGTCAGGTCAGAAAGAAGAGAGGTAAGGTCAAATTTGTCCTAGGTAAAGGGAGTCCAGAATTAATCCATATCTGCAGCCAAATCCGCTACATTGCAATATCTCTTAAGAATGCTGATATAAAATGACATTGCAATATGGATGGAAATAGTATTTTTTTGTCAAGTCTATGTTAATTCAAGTTTAGCAAGTCTAGCCTTTCCTATCAAAAATGAGTTACATGTTTAGGTTGAGATTGTTTTGGATTGtgcattttttttcactgaaatgATGTCATGAAATCACCCGAGAGGATTATTGTTACTGTTGTTATTTTTTCCCTTTCGTCGCCTACGTatctcttctccttctgtcaTAAATATCTCCTTTCCTGGCCTACGTatctcttctccttctgtcataaatatctcttttctctgttttcattttcgCCATTACCCATTACCCATTAAACTCCATTTTCATCCCTCAATCCTCTTTTTATCACATTGTGTTGAATCAATATTAGAATATTTGAAACTTTTAAAACCTTCGGTATGTGTCAGGTACCtcaggtgctcacacacctgccCCTTTGCACTCAGGTGTCTTTTATATCATTTTAATTTTACTCATGACATCAATTTTCAGTCAAAAGTGTGTTGTAAAGTTACATAGTTCTATGCCTAACGACTGCATTTGGGTTTAATTTAGCAAGACCCACCGACGTCTCTTGTCACATAAATCACATTATAAACTCGTAAATTGGTGACAGCCAGGTAATGATATAGTGGCCTCTTGTTGTTGGTCACTGTTAGGAAATTAAACCACTATTAAAATATCTCCATGGAACCTGCAATGGGCGAAAGTAGCCTAACCCCGACAATAACCCACCATTAAGCTTAAAGCTACAGTAGGGAACCAAtcgaaaatcttttttttttttttttgctaaaatTCTCAATATGACAACTAAATTGCATAGTACATAGCCTAGGCGGCTAgttggaacgacaggtgtgtttgtttgtccttcACTTGACCATATACCttggaaattaatttgaagatgttaCAAGCACTAGTTGCTTATTCAAACCTGCTTCAAAAAGTGATAGAGTAGTGGAGCACTGAAAGTGCTGTGGCCATGGACTGATGAAAAATGAGAGATGGTTAGCTTGATCAATATCTTTCTAGCACAGAGGCTATGGGTTACGCCTATTATTAAAGGTATGTTAGGCTATAGCTCACAAGCCTACTTGAAACATTCAATTAATTCATttgcgtgtggggggggggggggggtctgtgtagAGTGTCTTAGCACTGCAGAGAACATCCTGAGGTCATATATATGGGACATGCAATACAGAGCTTGAAGTGTGGTAAATTGATAGTGTCAAGTGTCTGGCCTGGAAATTCTGATGGCCATTGCACTTAGGATGGAGAGTACCCCTCACATGGATTCATTCTGGCCTGTTTCCGTGGTTACTTAGAGGTCCAAAGTGACGAGATCCAGTCTTTCATCCATTTTGGAGCTCTAAAAGCTCCGCCACCTTCTGCACGCTACAGCTCACATGAGCAGATAGCACACCTCTTCCCTGCTGTGCTTGCTTTTAAATGAAGTAATAACACCAACAAGCTAAATAAAACCCACCCAACACAAAGCACATTTACAGTGGCAGGATGACTCAAGGGAGATTAAAGTGTCATGGTGTGATTTATAAACAGCAGGGAtggaaataatttttttcttccaccagagagagagagagagagagagagagagagaattctcaATTCTACCAGCCgctcatatgttttttttttaacaccctCCATTTTTTGTGTAACGTTTatcttgataaaaaaaaatgcagatcACCTCCTTTGGCATTTGGAGGCTTCGTGGCCCTTGATAGCCTCCAACTTAAAATGTTTGGTGCCCACAATAAAGCTGTTGCCAGTCTAGCTGTTGGCCGAGGCGTGTTGTCGACAGTGGGAGCAAAACGTTGACTGACTAGCTCACTCTCATCGTAAAGAAGCACGTCACCTCACTTCCCACTGTCAGCTCTTCTCACTGAAAGATCCCCTTTTAACTTTGGTTTGTGAACTCGAGTTGTCTGCTCTTGAGTAGGCCTACTTACATCAGCCACTCTCTTTATATGTGCGATGTAAAGAGGTTCATTTAATATCAttcctgtgtttttctttgattCATCAGATCAGCACCAGACAATGAGGCCCAGTGGACTGTgcctatgctgtgtgtgtgtcacatcccCTTCTGTTTGACGGACTCGGGTTTCAATCTGATCATCAcaggaggggcaggagagacAGCTGTCTGGCAGTGAGCACACATCATCAAAATAGATGACAGGGGTGTCACGCATGAGCTAAAATGGCATGGTTGCCTCGGGCTACCTCTGAAAATAACATGATTACCTGTGCTCTCCAAACCAACCACCGGACCCAAGTAGGCTGAATGCACTCGTAATGGGCTCCTTCTCTTCATGGTGGACAATGAGCAAGCCTTATTTCAAGCCTTATTTCAAGCCTCATTTCAAGCCTTCTACTTTGAAtcatcctctctgtgtgttcagtctctCTGTTGAGAATAACACATCTTGCTTTTTATGTATATCAAACCTCCATCTGTCATTTAATCTCATTAAATTAATTCAAATAAATTGCTCGCAAACAAATGCAATtccttacattttttattttataccaCAGCATAAATATGAAATACAGCTGAAATGAACACAGCAGTCTCCTTGTAGAACGTTTGAAGCACTTACATAGACTTTAGATGTAAGAAATACGATATGTTTAATATCCGCAGAATGATAATTACCCCTGAAATATAGCACGCCATTCAATATTCTCTACTATCACATTTTAATATCAGTACAATAAAACACATGTACTGCACACGAGTCATTTGAGTTAACATACTTATTTACAGCACACTTTGGGCCTTCAGTATAGGGTTGGAAAACCAGAGTTAACATACTTATTTACAGCACACCTTGGGCCATCAGTATAGGGTTGGAAAAACAGAGTTGCCAAACAATACCAAACATTTCTGATTTTACACCTTGGTGTTTCCTGTGTTTGAATAAATAACATTGAAAAGTATTTTAGCTGAACGCCATCACTGGATCATGCCTCTGGCTGTCATTGGCACACATAAGTGTATGCGTATTCAATGGCAATGATTGTGTTAGTAAACGCATAAACAAGGAAATGTTTAATCAGAAAATCAAAGAATATGTTCACGTTGAGATGGAAGGGTTGGAAACTCAATGAATCGTCATAAAATGGagatagatacagtatatctgtACATTACATGCACATCAAGTACAGTCAAGACTCTTTTGATGACATGTTCACATGTTTTATGCCTCTGGGCCATGATATCAACAGTATTCTGGAGTGTACCTCaaacaatcattgaaaaagGATTGAGAATATATTACAAGGCAAGCAGCAGcatctttttttgtgttcagTCATATTGACTAAGGCATTGTTAACATCTTGTCATTCCACAGTGACCCCATATATCTGAGGGTCTTCAGTATGTCTTTTTTTACCCTTGGTGGAGTAATGTAGGCTTCATGTCCGACAGCAGAGGAGTTTGTGAAAGACGTTCCTGAACTCTGCATTGAAGGCGGTGTAGATGATGGGGTTCACTGCACTGTTGACGTAGCCCAGCCACGTCACCACACTGATTAGTTGCGGCTCGATTTTGCAGGTGACACAGAGGACGTTGGTGACATGAACTACAAAGAAAGGAGTCCagcaggccaggaacacacctgTGAGATGAGATGGGAGGTCAGGGCACAGAGAACACTGGGATGAGGAAACGCTGGAAGTTTCTTCAAAACTGAAAAGGACAGGTGAGTGCCccaataaatgaaaatgaaaattatCCAAGTGCTACATATCCATCCATGcaactcagacacacgcacacgcacaccacatacacaccacacgcacacgcacgcacacacacgcacacacacacacacacacacacacacacacacacacacacatatacatattcaGCCATTATGCTCCAGTAATGTGGTGATGACAAGTAAAATGTATCACTGGTAAATGTCTAGATATTTATAGCACTGTCATCTTTTAAAAGTACTGATAACATTTTAGAAGCCAACAGTGcaggggagagcaggagagacacaTGCTTAATGGTTATTAGCCAGACACAGCAGGACAGAGAAAGCTGACATTTTCTGAAatgcatctctgtgtttgtgggctGTGTCCTTTACTGGGCTATTTGGACAACAGCTCCAGAGTTGttttcacaaacacaggccCTCCCTTACAATAAAGGCCATCATTTATCTCCCTACTCACAGTGACATAACTATGAAATAACAAATATCGTTCTAGTTTACGCATTGCTTATAGGTAGTTCATTTGATGCTCATCTTCTGTTATTCCTAACTGCTTTTTCCTCAATTGAAGatcgattctggtgaaaggctgttgatattagagctcaacagccaatcaaactaCAACCTTcctttctgtgctcctgaagcaaagCACTGATTGGCTAcaatagtgtatggctcggtccaaggtttcccatttacacagaggtttttctttttttttggagcgcACACACTGGATGGACAGCTCGATGAAAATGTAGCTTAGTTTCTCAGGCCATAGAAACTGAGCTACTATTCTGTAGATTCCATTAACtgatacattttattatttattattattaatattttttttacaaattcacAAAACTTTGACTCTACATTGCATTGTGTCAACATACCTACGACCACCGGCAGCACCTTCATGGCCTTGCGCTCCCGCCCACTCACACGGCTGCTTTTACTGTGGCGACGTGACCTTCGGGAGCCATGGTTCTTAGCCAGCCCATTCTCCCTCGGTCCACTTGCGTTACGCGCTCTGTCCGTGGGCTCAGCATCCGACGCACTGTCCAGTTGAGTGGTCAAGGGGTCACTCTCTGTCCCCAACGGTAGCTGAGCCTCGTCTGTTGTCAGGGTTACCGGGCTGATGGGACTCAGAGGGCTGGTTGGTGTGGTGGCGTCGGGGGAGACTGGAGGTCCAGGTGGAGCAGAGGTTATGGGTGTAGCGGGTGTGGCGGATAATGAGTTGGGCCTGTGGCCTCCTGGCACAAGGGCCACAACCTTTTCCCGTGCCTggcccttctccttctccttctgcagGGCTGGGCCCAGCCTCAGGGACAGGCTCTGGGGGCCCCTCGCTGGCCGCCTGAAGTGGGAGCGGCTGCGGCCTGAGCTCCAGCGGCGCAGGCCCCGGAACATCCAGTAGTACAGGAAGAGCATGACTGGGCAGGGCACAAAGAAGGAGCAGATGGACGAATAGACCACAAAGCGATCGTCCTCCAGCTTACACACGTGTGGGTTCCGGTCCGGCACCTGGTTCAGTCCAAAGATGACCGGGCTGGCCACAGTCAAGGACAGCAGCCATGTGGCTCCAATCAGAGCTAGCTGGCGCATGCTAAACTGGTTTCTGTTGTACCTAAGGGGGACCACAACAGCAATGTacctgaatgaaaaaaaaaaaaaaaacatttttaaaaagcagaTTCAATTATTCATCACTCCACAAACCACAAAGCTGATTTTCAGTTACAGATCCTGGAACTGGCGTAAAGACAATATACACTGACAATAACAGTTTCAAATTCTGGGAAAATATTTCAGGAAACATTTGGATATCGAAAACGGGTAGCAGTAGAATATGGTgagaacaacaaaacaactttTACTCAAAAGAATCTGAGGTCTACTCTAAGTCGTGTAGAGCATATACTTATTTATTACAGAAATGATGTGATGTTTAATTAGATAAATACGAGTAGAGGTGTTTATTAATACTGTTTGGATGATCATTTCTTCCTCATACGGCTGAGGGTAGAAGTTCttgatgttatgttatattttgACAGAAGGTGACGTCAGTACGCCCGGGTTGAGAGGCCGTGCCTAGGTTGGAACTCACGGGGTGAATATGCTTGGAGATGGGATGTGGAAATAGAGCACTAGAATATGCAGAACAGCTTCATTTTATCACATGAAAATGTCATGATCACCTCAACAGTGACTTAGATGAGCTACATGTATTATCATGGAGTCACTGATTTGTGGCTGTCTGATCTAGCCTGTGCAACTGCAAAAGAAAGAGTAAAAGAACCAACCAACCACAACAACCTTGGATGCTATTTGGTGGACTGATCAGAGGCAGTTTCCTGCAGTCTAAGGGAAGGCTGTAATACCCCTGCTCTAATACCCCTGCTCTAATACCCCTGCTCTTATACCCCTGCTCTTATACCCCTGCTGTAATACCCCTGCTCTTATACCCCTGCTCTAATACCCCTGCTCTTATACCCCTGCTCTAATACCCCTGCTCTTATACCCCTGCTCTAATACCCCTGCTGTAATACCCCTGCTCTAATACCCCTGCTCTTATACCCCTGCTGTAATACCCCTGCTCTTATACCCCTGCTCTAATACCCCTGCTCTAATACCCCTGCTCTAATACCCCTGCTCTAATACCCCTGCTCTAATACCCCTGCTGTAATACCCCTGCTCTTATACCCCTGCTCTAATACCCCTGCTCTAATACCCCTGCTCTAATACCCCTGCTCTTATACCCCTGCTGTAATACCCCTGCTCTAATACCCCTGCTCTAATACCCCTGCTCTTATacccctcccctttccctctGGCATCATCTGTGATCTGACATCTGTGTCTAGAATCCTGACAGCAGACCAGGGATGTGGCCTTTGCCAAAGACTTGATTGTTTTTATACAGTGGAATGAATCTGTTTCCCCAGGTCATTACTCAATCCAGTTTCCTGTGTGTATCTGGCGGAAGGGAAGTGATGTGTCAGTCTCACCTGtccacactgatggcacacagcttgggtggtgttgatgtgtgtgtgtgtgtgtgtgtgtgtgtgtgtgtgtgtgtgtgtgtgtgtgtgtgtgtgtgtgtgtgtgtgtgtgtgtgtgtgtgtgtgtgtgtgtgtgttagtagtgtgtatCTGGCGGAAGTGAAGTGATGTGTCAGCCTCACCTGtccacactgatggcacacaggttgggtggtgttgatgtgtgtgtgtgtgtgtgtgtgtgtgtgtgtgtgtgtgtgtgtgtgtgtgatgtgtcagtCTCACCTGtccacactgatggcacacaggTTGAGGATGGAGGCTGTGCAGAGCATAACATCCATAGTCATCAAAGCATCACAGATAAACATGCTCAGGGTCCACACCCCCCCAAGAAACTTCATCAGGACACAAAAAAGCACACGGCAAAGTTTAAGTACATGACAGATTATCACATTAGGCAGCACAGTTTTAAAGGAGGACGGTCTGCCCTAGGTTTGTATGTGTAGGGGAGCAGAGTTCATACCAAGTCATTCATCTAATGGACATGTCAGGAATGACAAGAGaaggaacaggagaggagaggagaggagaggagaggagaggagaggagaggagaggagaggagaggagaggaggggagaggaggggagaggagaggagaggagaggagaggagaggaggggagaggagaggaggggagaggaggggagaggagaggagaggagaggagaggaggggagaggagaggaggggagaggagaggagaggagaggagaggagaggaggggagagggcgctgagtgtgtttgtattaccATGAAGAAATGGAAGTGTCATAAAAACAGAGGGCTAAAAGACAGCACAGATTATTAGATGTGTTTCGGGAGAGAGCTACGGCACTCAGTATGATTACATGCCTACGATGTCAGTGTGAGATGGCTGAATAGATGTTACTTGACTTTACCTCCGAGTAGACATACAGAGGCAGCACCAGCACGGCTAGCAAGAGGTCTGACACAGCCAAGCTGACGATGAAGTAATTAGTCGCCGTTTTCAGTGACCTCTCGGTGAGAACACTCAGGCACACCAGAACGTTCCCCAGGATAATGATGAGGATGAGCGGAACACCACACACCAGAGCCAGGTAATTGTACCCTCCCGGTGGCACGCGCCCCGCCCAAGGGGAAGCACTGGGCGTCAGATTGACCATGCTGCTGCCCCTGCCTCCAGGTTCTGCTCTGTGGTTAACATCTGTGAAGGGAATCATCACATCCGATTGATACTTAACTTAATTGCCatttcatgtgtgtgggtgggtgggtgggtgggtgggtgggtgcgtggGTTGGCATTCGGTAAAGCTGCAGacgaaaagacaaaaaaaaacaagattccTACCTTGGTAAAGCCAAGCCCAGCATCATGTCAGCATTGG
The sequence above is drawn from the Clupea harengus chromosome 16, Ch_v2.0.2, whole genome shotgun sequence genome and encodes:
- the drd4-rs gene encoding dopamine receptor D4 related sequence, with translation MVNLTPSASPWAGRVPPGGYNYLALVCGVPLILIIILGNVLVCLSVLTERSLKTATNYFIVSLAVSDLLLAVLVLPLYVYSEFLGGVWTLSMFICDALMTMDVMLCTASILNLCAISVDRYIAVVVPLRYNRNQFSMRQLALIGATWLLSLTVASPVIFGLNQVPDRNPHVCKLEDDRFVVYSSICSFFVPCPVMLFLYYWMFRGLRRWSSGRSRSHFRRPARGPQSLSLRLGPALQKEKEKGQAREKVVALVPGGHRPNSLSATPATPITSAPPGPPVSPDATTPTSPLSPISPVTLTTDEAQLPLGTESDPLTTQLDSASDAEPTDRARNASGPRENGLAKNHGSRRSRRHSKSSRVSGRERKAMKVLPVVVGVFLACWTPFFVVHVTNVLCVTCKIEPQLISVVTWLGYVNSAVNPIIYTAFNAEFRNVFHKLLCCRT